One part of the Cottoperca gobio chromosome 14, fCotGob3.1, whole genome shotgun sequence genome encodes these proteins:
- the gltpd2b gene encoding glycolipid transfer protein domain-containing protein 2 isoform X1: MGVKSKAAAAIVVLLLFLGSLWLQGGLDYHWDSCLKGYNQGNTLHQLYNSSGADGAEGPLVIEGCPGQTFQVSLLLSHLLAAPAFTSDVLLQPYLSSWDELVKFMEALGPMVGLISNEIESKTSIIRQLALLAEGNPEAELGPDIHSINSESTEAGTNEEASEHTSAYHSVRSMIWVELDRGLVDFHHQTDSGCRTLLRLHRALLWLKLFLEKLAETPVAGRLRSPSELCREAYQNTLANHHTWFVRRAAELAFIAMPERTFFFRLVCVQNQEEMSTLLKRVVQTIGEVYDRTQKALDENGMLDLP; encoded by the exons ATGGGTGTTAAGAGcaaggctgctgctgctatcGTAGTCCTGCTGCTGTTCCTCGGATCCCTGTGGCTCC AGGGAGGTTTGGATTACCACTGGGATTCGTGTTTAAAAGGTTATAATCAAGGGAACACG CTTCACCAGCTGTACAACAGCAGTGGGGCCGATGGGGCTGAGGGCCCACTGGTCATCGAGGGGTGCCCTGGTCAGACCTTCCAGGTGTCGCTGCTGCTCTCCCACCTGCTGGCTGCACCTGCATTCACCTCCGACGTGCTGCTGCAGCCGTATCTGTCCAGCTGGGATGAACTAGTGAA GTTTATGGAAGCTCTGGGCCCGATGGTGGGGCTGATATCTAATGAGATAGAAAGCAAGACGTCTATAATCCGCCAACTGGCCCTGTTGGCGGAAGGGAACCCTGAAGCAGAGCTGGGCCCAGATATACACTCAATAAACAGTGAGAGCACAGAGGCTGGGACTAATGAGGAGGCCTCAGAGCACACTAGTGCTTACCACTCTGTGCGCTCCATGATCTGGGTGGAGCTGGACCGAGGCTTGGTGGACTTCCACCACCAGACGGACTCTGGATGCCGGACTCTTCTGCGTCTGCATCGTGCTCTGCTCTGGCTGAAGCTTTTCCTGGAAAAGCTGGCTGAGACACCGGTGGCCGGTCGGCTAAGGAGCCCCTCTGAGCTTTGTCGCGAGGCCTACCAGAACACCCTTGCCAACCACCACACCTGGTTCGTACGTAGGGCCGCCGAGTTGGCATTCATCGCCATGCCAGAGAGGACTTTCTTCTTCAGGCTGGTTTGCGTGCAGAACCAGGAGGAGATGAGCACATTGCTGAAAAGAGTGGTTCAGACCATTGGAGAGGTTTATGACAGGACGCAGAAAGCTCTGGATGAAAATGGCATGCTGGACTTGCCATAG
- the chrne gene encoding acetylcholine receptor subunit epsilon isoform X1 produces MMAARRFWIFFGSVTILGTLMVQVHCNEESKLIGDLFRGYNKNIRPAVHPEDKLDIKIMLTLTNLISLNEKEETLTTNVWIEIQWSDYRLAWNESLYYGIETIRVPCNTVWLPDIVLENNIDGQFDVAYYANVLIGSSGSMYWLPPAIYRSTCAIEITYFPFDYQNCTLAFRSQTYSANEVDLMLNIDDVTTIEWVNIDPEAFTENGEWAIVHRPARKIINTRYSPDDLEYQEILFNLVIQRKPLFYVINIILPCSLISSLVVLAYFLPAQAGGQKLTVSISVLLAQTVFLFLIAQKIPETSLSVPLIGKYLIFVMSVTTLIATNQIVVLNFSLRSPSTHTMSHTIKHLFLELVPRFLGMSPLVDDSEVTTEVNGVRERRRSSFGLMQRAEEYVLKQPRSEMMFDKQRERHGLTRSIVDNMDISSTANLYKSLSQAAPEIKQCVDACNFIAESTRQQNNIGSEIESWVLIGKMIDKVCFWAALSLFIIGTVAIFLTGHFNRAPEFPFPGQTKKYVPS; encoded by the exons ATGATGGCAGCGCGCAGGTTTTGGATATTTTTTGGAAGTGTAACTATTCTCGGGACTTTAATGGTTCAGG TGCATTGTAATGAGGAGTCCAAGTTGATCGGCGACTTGTTCAGAGGCTACAACAAGAATATTCGCCCGGCGGTTCATCCTGAAGACAAGTTGGATATTAAGATCATGCTGACCCTCACTAACCTTATCTCCCTG AACGAAAAGGAGGAGACTCTTACAACCAATGTGTGGATTGAGATT CAATGGAGTGATTATCGCCTTGCCTGGAACGAATCTCTATATTATGGCATCGAAACTATTCGTGTCCCATGCAACACTGTTTGGCTTCCTGACATTGTCCTTGAGAACAA CATTGATGGCCAGTTTGATGTGGCTTACTATGCCAATGTGTTGATCGGAAGCAGTGGTAGCATGTACTGGCTGCCTCCTGCCATCTATCGCAGTACTTGTGCCATTGAGATCACCTACTTCCCATTTGATTATCAAAACTGCACGCTAGCATTCAG ATCCCAGACGTACAGTGCCAATGAAGTGGACCTCATGTTGAATATTGATGACGTAACCACTATTGAGTGGGTGAACATCGACCCCGAGGCTTTCACAG AGAATGGCGAGTGGGCTATAGTCCACCGTCCGGCCAGGAAGATAATAAACACACGGTATTCTCCAGATGACCTAGAGTATCAGGAGATCTTGTTCAATCTGGTCATCCAAAGGAAGCCCCTCTTCTATGTCATCAACATCATCCTGCCCTGCTCCCTCATCTCCTCGCTGGTAGTGCTGGCCTACTTCCTACCTGCACAAG CCGGGGGACAAAAGTTGACTGTGTCCATCTCTGTCTTGCTGGCTCAGactgtcttcctcttccttaTTGCTCAGAAGATCCCTGAgacatctctctctgtgcctctcatTGGCaa GTACCTGATCTTCGTTATGTCCGTCACTACCCTCATTGCTACAAATCAAATTGTGGTGCTGAACTTCTCCCTGCGCAGCCCCAGCACTCACACCATGTCCCACACTATCAAACAT TTGTTCCTGGAATTGGTACCTCGCTTCCTGGGCATGTCCCCACTGGTGGATGACAGTGAGGTGACGACAGAGGTCAACGGAGTGAGGGAGCGGCGCCGCAGCTCCTTTGGCCTCatgcagagagcagaggaatATGTACTGAAACAACCTCGCAGTGAGATGATGTTtgacaaacaaagagaaaggcaTGGTCTCACACGATCAATTG TGGATAATATGGATATCAGCAGCACAGCCAACTTGTATAAGAGTCTGTCCCAAGCTGCACCAGAGATCAAGCAATGTGTGGATGCCTGCAACTTCATTGCTGAGAGTACGAGACAGCAGAATAACATTGGATCT GAAATTGAAAGCTGGGTACTGATTGGGAAGATGATCGACAAGGTTTGTTTCTGggctgccctctctctctttatcatCGGTACGGTGGCGATCTTCTTAACAGGACATTTCAACCGTGCGCCGGAATTTCCATTTCCTGGGCAGACCAAAAAATATGTCCcgagttaa
- the gltpd2b gene encoding glycolipid transfer protein domain-containing protein 2 isoform X2, whose amino-acid sequence MIIRRQLSVVMPEGGLDYHWDSCLKGYNQGNTLHQLYNSSGADGAEGPLVIEGCPGQTFQVSLLLSHLLAAPAFTSDVLLQPYLSSWDELVKFMEALGPMVGLISNEIESKTSIIRQLALLAEGNPEAELGPDIHSINSESTEAGTNEEASEHTSAYHSVRSMIWVELDRGLVDFHHQTDSGCRTLLRLHRALLWLKLFLEKLAETPVAGRLRSPSELCREAYQNTLANHHTWFVRRAAELAFIAMPERTFFFRLVCVQNQEEMSTLLKRVVQTIGEVYDRTQKALDENGMLDLP is encoded by the exons ATGATCATTAGACGACAACTATCTGTGGTGATGCCAG AGGGAGGTTTGGATTACCACTGGGATTCGTGTTTAAAAGGTTATAATCAAGGGAACACG CTTCACCAGCTGTACAACAGCAGTGGGGCCGATGGGGCTGAGGGCCCACTGGTCATCGAGGGGTGCCCTGGTCAGACCTTCCAGGTGTCGCTGCTGCTCTCCCACCTGCTGGCTGCACCTGCATTCACCTCCGACGTGCTGCTGCAGCCGTATCTGTCCAGCTGGGATGAACTAGTGAA GTTTATGGAAGCTCTGGGCCCGATGGTGGGGCTGATATCTAATGAGATAGAAAGCAAGACGTCTATAATCCGCCAACTGGCCCTGTTGGCGGAAGGGAACCCTGAAGCAGAGCTGGGCCCAGATATACACTCAATAAACAGTGAGAGCACAGAGGCTGGGACTAATGAGGAGGCCTCAGAGCACACTAGTGCTTACCACTCTGTGCGCTCCATGATCTGGGTGGAGCTGGACCGAGGCTTGGTGGACTTCCACCACCAGACGGACTCTGGATGCCGGACTCTTCTGCGTCTGCATCGTGCTCTGCTCTGGCTGAAGCTTTTCCTGGAAAAGCTGGCTGAGACACCGGTGGCCGGTCGGCTAAGGAGCCCCTCTGAGCTTTGTCGCGAGGCCTACCAGAACACCCTTGCCAACCACCACACCTGGTTCGTACGTAGGGCCGCCGAGTTGGCATTCATCGCCATGCCAGAGAGGACTTTCTTCTTCAGGCTGGTTTGCGTGCAGAACCAGGAGGAGATGAGCACATTGCTGAAAAGAGTGGTTCAGACCATTGGAGAGGTTTATGACAGGACGCAGAAAGCTCTGGATGAAAATGGCATGCTGGACTTGCCATAG
- the chrne gene encoding acetylcholine receptor subunit epsilon isoform X2 — protein MFLPACELHCNEESKLIGDLFRGYNKNIRPAVHPEDKLDIKIMLTLTNLISLNEKEETLTTNVWIEIQWSDYRLAWNESLYYGIETIRVPCNTVWLPDIVLENNIDGQFDVAYYANVLIGSSGSMYWLPPAIYRSTCAIEITYFPFDYQNCTLAFRSQTYSANEVDLMLNIDDVTTIEWVNIDPEAFTENGEWAIVHRPARKIINTRYSPDDLEYQEILFNLVIQRKPLFYVINIILPCSLISSLVVLAYFLPAQAGGQKLTVSISVLLAQTVFLFLIAQKIPETSLSVPLIGKYLIFVMSVTTLIATNQIVVLNFSLRSPSTHTMSHTIKHLFLELVPRFLGMSPLVDDSEVTTEVNGVRERRRSSFGLMQRAEEYVLKQPRSEMMFDKQRERHGLTRSIVDNMDISSTANLYKSLSQAAPEIKQCVDACNFIAESTRQQNNIGSEIESWVLIGKMIDKVCFWAALSLFIIGTVAIFLTGHFNRAPEFPFPGQTKKYVPS, from the exons ATGTTTCTGCCCGCGTGTGAAT TGCATTGTAATGAGGAGTCCAAGTTGATCGGCGACTTGTTCAGAGGCTACAACAAGAATATTCGCCCGGCGGTTCATCCTGAAGACAAGTTGGATATTAAGATCATGCTGACCCTCACTAACCTTATCTCCCTG AACGAAAAGGAGGAGACTCTTACAACCAATGTGTGGATTGAGATT CAATGGAGTGATTATCGCCTTGCCTGGAACGAATCTCTATATTATGGCATCGAAACTATTCGTGTCCCATGCAACACTGTTTGGCTTCCTGACATTGTCCTTGAGAACAA CATTGATGGCCAGTTTGATGTGGCTTACTATGCCAATGTGTTGATCGGAAGCAGTGGTAGCATGTACTGGCTGCCTCCTGCCATCTATCGCAGTACTTGTGCCATTGAGATCACCTACTTCCCATTTGATTATCAAAACTGCACGCTAGCATTCAG ATCCCAGACGTACAGTGCCAATGAAGTGGACCTCATGTTGAATATTGATGACGTAACCACTATTGAGTGGGTGAACATCGACCCCGAGGCTTTCACAG AGAATGGCGAGTGGGCTATAGTCCACCGTCCGGCCAGGAAGATAATAAACACACGGTATTCTCCAGATGACCTAGAGTATCAGGAGATCTTGTTCAATCTGGTCATCCAAAGGAAGCCCCTCTTCTATGTCATCAACATCATCCTGCCCTGCTCCCTCATCTCCTCGCTGGTAGTGCTGGCCTACTTCCTACCTGCACAAG CCGGGGGACAAAAGTTGACTGTGTCCATCTCTGTCTTGCTGGCTCAGactgtcttcctcttccttaTTGCTCAGAAGATCCCTGAgacatctctctctgtgcctctcatTGGCaa GTACCTGATCTTCGTTATGTCCGTCACTACCCTCATTGCTACAAATCAAATTGTGGTGCTGAACTTCTCCCTGCGCAGCCCCAGCACTCACACCATGTCCCACACTATCAAACAT TTGTTCCTGGAATTGGTACCTCGCTTCCTGGGCATGTCCCCACTGGTGGATGACAGTGAGGTGACGACAGAGGTCAACGGAGTGAGGGAGCGGCGCCGCAGCTCCTTTGGCCTCatgcagagagcagaggaatATGTACTGAAACAACCTCGCAGTGAGATGATGTTtgacaaacaaagagaaaggcaTGGTCTCACACGATCAATTG TGGATAATATGGATATCAGCAGCACAGCCAACTTGTATAAGAGTCTGTCCCAAGCTGCACCAGAGATCAAGCAATGTGTGGATGCCTGCAACTTCATTGCTGAGAGTACGAGACAGCAGAATAACATTGGATCT GAAATTGAAAGCTGGGTACTGATTGGGAAGATGATCGACAAGGTTTGTTTCTGggctgccctctctctctttatcatCGGTACGGTGGCGATCTTCTTAACAGGACATTTCAACCGTGCGCCGGAATTTCCATTTCCTGGGCAGACCAAAAAATATGTCCcgagttaa
- the chrne gene encoding acetylcholine receptor subunit epsilon isoform X3: MLTLTNLISLNEKEETLTTNVWIEIQWSDYRLAWNESLYYGIETIRVPCNTVWLPDIVLENNIDGQFDVAYYANVLIGSSGSMYWLPPAIYRSTCAIEITYFPFDYQNCTLAFRSQTYSANEVDLMLNIDDVTTIEWVNIDPEAFTENGEWAIVHRPARKIINTRYSPDDLEYQEILFNLVIQRKPLFYVINIILPCSLISSLVVLAYFLPAQAGGQKLTVSISVLLAQTVFLFLIAQKIPETSLSVPLIGKYLIFVMSVTTLIATNQIVVLNFSLRSPSTHTMSHTIKHLFLELVPRFLGMSPLVDDSEVTTEVNGVRERRRSSFGLMQRAEEYVLKQPRSEMMFDKQRERHGLTRSIVDNMDISSTANLYKSLSQAAPEIKQCVDACNFIAESTRQQNNIGSEIESWVLIGKMIDKVCFWAALSLFIIGTVAIFLTGHFNRAPEFPFPGQTKKYVPS, translated from the exons ATGCTGACCCTCACTAACCTTATCTCCCTG AACGAAAAGGAGGAGACTCTTACAACCAATGTGTGGATTGAGATT CAATGGAGTGATTATCGCCTTGCCTGGAACGAATCTCTATATTATGGCATCGAAACTATTCGTGTCCCATGCAACACTGTTTGGCTTCCTGACATTGTCCTTGAGAACAA CATTGATGGCCAGTTTGATGTGGCTTACTATGCCAATGTGTTGATCGGAAGCAGTGGTAGCATGTACTGGCTGCCTCCTGCCATCTATCGCAGTACTTGTGCCATTGAGATCACCTACTTCCCATTTGATTATCAAAACTGCACGCTAGCATTCAG ATCCCAGACGTACAGTGCCAATGAAGTGGACCTCATGTTGAATATTGATGACGTAACCACTATTGAGTGGGTGAACATCGACCCCGAGGCTTTCACAG AGAATGGCGAGTGGGCTATAGTCCACCGTCCGGCCAGGAAGATAATAAACACACGGTATTCTCCAGATGACCTAGAGTATCAGGAGATCTTGTTCAATCTGGTCATCCAAAGGAAGCCCCTCTTCTATGTCATCAACATCATCCTGCCCTGCTCCCTCATCTCCTCGCTGGTAGTGCTGGCCTACTTCCTACCTGCACAAG CCGGGGGACAAAAGTTGACTGTGTCCATCTCTGTCTTGCTGGCTCAGactgtcttcctcttccttaTTGCTCAGAAGATCCCTGAgacatctctctctgtgcctctcatTGGCaa GTACCTGATCTTCGTTATGTCCGTCACTACCCTCATTGCTACAAATCAAATTGTGGTGCTGAACTTCTCCCTGCGCAGCCCCAGCACTCACACCATGTCCCACACTATCAAACAT TTGTTCCTGGAATTGGTACCTCGCTTCCTGGGCATGTCCCCACTGGTGGATGACAGTGAGGTGACGACAGAGGTCAACGGAGTGAGGGAGCGGCGCCGCAGCTCCTTTGGCCTCatgcagagagcagaggaatATGTACTGAAACAACCTCGCAGTGAGATGATGTTtgacaaacaaagagaaaggcaTGGTCTCACACGATCAATTG TGGATAATATGGATATCAGCAGCACAGCCAACTTGTATAAGAGTCTGTCCCAAGCTGCACCAGAGATCAAGCAATGTGTGGATGCCTGCAACTTCATTGCTGAGAGTACGAGACAGCAGAATAACATTGGATCT GAAATTGAAAGCTGGGTACTGATTGGGAAGATGATCGACAAGGTTTGTTTCTGggctgccctctctctctttatcatCGGTACGGTGGCGATCTTCTTAACAGGACATTTCAACCGTGCGCCGGAATTTCCATTTCCTGGGCAGACCAAAAAATATGTCCcgagttaa